In Candidatus Defluviilinea proxima, a single genomic region encodes these proteins:
- a CDS encoding RtcB family protein, with protein sequence MDIITGKILKLDNWPDGKIIGIAKDTGNKLIENGLERETVLTQLNAVRQNPGNFLTNPAFADLARECIRTTQKDETPVDELRDAPLPFPIWGEEYIDREAVSQMNNAMRLPVTVAGALMPDAHVGYGLPIGGVLATENTVIPYAVGVDIACRMRLSIYEVSPYLLGQKKGLFEKALWDETAFGMGAKWTGNKRAQHEVLDDEAWFATRQLKTLKDTAMNQLGTSGTGNHFVEWGSFELQESMFGLEPGSYLALLSHSGSRGVGAKIADRFSKLAMEKHSDLDKSVKHLAWLNLDSEDGQEYWLSMELAGRFASANHYIIHKRVAAAVGLKEVAVVENHHNFAWNESLPDGRNVIVHRKGATPAGEGVLGVIPGSMGDSGYVVRGKGEGNSLSSASHGAGRLMSRKAALNSISKSARDTYLKENNVTLLGGGLDESPQAYKRIEQVIAAQNDLVDVIGKFTPRIVRMADEPGDI encoded by the coding sequence ATGGACATCATCACAGGAAAAATCCTTAAATTAGACAATTGGCCTGACGGCAAGATCATCGGCATCGCAAAAGATACTGGGAACAAGTTGATCGAAAATGGATTGGAACGCGAAACGGTTTTGACTCAACTGAATGCCGTTCGGCAAAACCCGGGCAATTTTCTCACCAACCCCGCTTTCGCCGACCTGGCTCGTGAATGTATCCGCACTACTCAAAAAGATGAAACACCCGTAGACGAATTACGGGACGCTCCTCTCCCCTTCCCGATCTGGGGAGAGGAGTATATTGATCGTGAGGCTGTCTCCCAAATGAACAACGCCATGCGCTTACCGGTCACTGTGGCTGGCGCATTGATGCCCGACGCGCACGTCGGGTACGGACTTCCCATCGGCGGCGTACTGGCAACAGAGAACACAGTCATCCCGTATGCGGTAGGAGTTGACATTGCCTGCCGAATGAGACTATCTATTTACGAGGTATCGCCGTATTTGCTCGGACAAAAGAAAGGCTTGTTCGAGAAGGCACTCTGGGATGAAACCGCCTTCGGAATGGGCGCCAAATGGACAGGCAATAAACGGGCGCAACACGAAGTGCTGGACGATGAAGCCTGGTTCGCAACCCGTCAGTTAAAGACGTTGAAAGATACCGCCATGAATCAACTTGGCACAAGCGGAACAGGCAACCACTTTGTGGAGTGGGGATCGTTCGAGTTGCAGGAATCTATGTTTGGGTTGGAGCCTGGTTCATACCTTGCACTGCTCTCACACAGCGGTTCACGAGGTGTGGGCGCAAAGATCGCTGACCGATTCAGCAAACTGGCGATGGAAAAGCACTCTGACCTCGACAAAAGCGTGAAACACCTAGCCTGGCTCAATCTCGATTCAGAAGATGGACAAGAATACTGGCTTTCGATGGAACTGGCTGGGAGGTTCGCTTCGGCGAATCACTACATCATCCACAAACGTGTCGCCGCGGCAGTTGGTCTCAAAGAAGTTGCTGTGGTGGAAAATCACCACAACTTTGCATGGAACGAATCCCTGCCAGATGGGCGTAATGTGATCGTCCACAGAAAGGGAGCGACACCGGCAGGCGAAGGCGTACTGGGAGTCATCCCAGGCTCGATGGGCGACTCAGGGTACGTAGTGAGAGGCAAAGGCGAAGGAAACTCTCTTTCTTCAGCCTCGCATGGAGCGGGTAGGTTGATGAGCCGCAAGGCCGCGCTGAACTCGATTAGCAAATCGGCGCGGGACACGTATCTCAAAGAGAATAATGTCACGTTGCTGGGCGGCGGCCTTGATGAGTCCCCGCAAGCTTACAAACGGATCGAGCAGGTTATCGCCGCGCAAAACGACCTCGTAGATGTGATCGGCAAATTTACGCCGCGCATCGTGCGAATGGCAGACGAGCCGGGCGATATCTGA
- a CDS encoding sugar ABC transporter permease has translation MDQLTQLSKLLPSRGSLRGMKPLARREFNNGMTFISPWVFGFLAFTLIPIIATLFFTFIDLKIADGVLSPPQFVGLKNYETLFKDGQVWNARPNSSPGSLWVTLRFGLIALPIGILFPLGIAVLMNSPYLIGKNFFRSLFYMPYIIPFVASVFLWGGVLNSENGWINLILLNMGIPKENLPGWVNDINWVYPAYVIMGIWGIGNAMLTMLAGMQGVPTDLYDAAKVDGANAFQSFWNVTFPMISPVIFYNLVLNVVGLFQYFLVPLVINAGTGNPGGATMFYNLYLYKTFFGNQNMSYGSTLAWLLFMVILLVTIVLFWSARFWVYYASENP, from the coding sequence ATGGACCAACTAACACAATTAAGCAAATTACTTCCATCTCGTGGATCTCTTCGCGGTATGAAGCCATTGGCTCGGCGAGAGTTTAATAACGGGATGACCTTTATCTCTCCCTGGGTTTTTGGCTTTTTAGCATTTACGCTAATTCCAATAATCGCGACTCTATTCTTTACCTTTATTGATCTGAAGATTGCAGATGGTGTATTGAGCCCTCCTCAGTTCGTTGGCCTAAAGAATTATGAAACCTTGTTTAAAGATGGTCAAGTCTGGAATGCGCGTCCCAATTCTTCCCCCGGCTCCTTGTGGGTAACACTTCGTTTTGGACTTATTGCTTTGCCGATAGGCATATTATTTCCTTTGGGAATTGCTGTGTTAATGAACAGCCCGTATCTCATTGGGAAAAATTTCTTCCGTTCGCTTTTTTACATGCCTTATATTATTCCCTTTGTTGCCAGTGTCTTTTTGTGGGGCGGAGTGCTGAATTCTGAAAATGGCTGGATCAATCTTATTTTGTTGAACATGGGAATTCCAAAAGAAAATCTTCCCGGATGGGTTAATGACATTAACTGGGTATATCCTGCTTACGTGATCATGGGTATTTGGGGTATCGGTAATGCCATGTTGACCATGCTGGCAGGTATGCAGGGTGTTCCTACTGATTTATATGATGCAGCAAAAGTGGATGGTGCGAATGCTTTTCAGAGTTTCTGGAATGTTACATTCCCCATGATCTCCCCTGTAATTTTCTATAATCTGGTGCTTAACGTCGTTGGTTTATTTCAGTACTTCCTTGTGCCGTTGGTAATCAATGCGGGTACGGGCAATCCTGGCGGTGCAACCATGTTCTATAACCTATACCTATATAAGACATTTTTTGGTAACCAAAACATGTCTTATGGTTCAACACTCGCCTGGTTGTTGTTTATGGTCATCCTTCTCGTTACGATAGTCTTGTTCTGGTCGGCACGCTTTTGGGTGTACTACGCTAGTGAAAACCCCTAG
- a CDS encoding extracellular solute-binding protein, with translation MKKLLYVLSALIIASMMLAACGGGATPTPVTIVETQIVKETQVVEVPATDNSGMTADGKVLIRWSVGAGTGADPAQIPIENEVVADFNASQDKIKLVLEVIPNASAQDTLATEFAANAGPDVVGPIGWVGSNTFYGQWLDLAPYLEAANYDFSKFEPALVKMYQTDPTQGTVGLPFAVYPSAIYYNIGLFDEAGLNYPPAKYGDKYVMPDGTEAEWNWETLKTVAQMLTIDKAGKNALDEGFDKTAVVQYGFTWQWEDKPSYWGSFFKSGPDETFLVPGGSAGSYEARIPDAWKTAWKWYYEGMWGAQPFVPNGAIEGSADFNSGNSFASGKIAMAELPSWYLCCVGGLKDAGGKYDFGAMPVFSDGNVYGRVDADTFRIWKGTKHPQEAFEVMTYLVDTGIQKLVVGSEGHPPAYGAIPSDSSLRGPWLESQKAANPSVTNWDVLIEGLNYPDAPSAEAYMPNMNEAWQRTVTFGNLLKTTEGVDIDKESETLKTDLAVIFNK, from the coding sequence ATGAAGAAACTTTTGTACGTTCTGTCTGCGTTGATCATCGCCTCGATGATGCTCGCAGCATGTGGTGGCGGCGCAACACCGACACCTGTGACAATCGTCGAAACCCAGATTGTTAAAGAAACCCAGGTTGTTGAAGTCCCCGCCACAGATAACAGTGGCATGACAGCTGATGGCAAGGTCTTGATCCGCTGGAGCGTTGGTGCCGGTACCGGTGCTGACCCCGCTCAGATCCCGATCGAAAACGAAGTTGTGGCTGACTTCAATGCTTCCCAGGACAAAATCAAGTTGGTCCTCGAAGTTATCCCGAACGCTTCCGCTCAGGACACACTCGCGACTGAATTCGCCGCTAACGCTGGCCCCGATGTCGTTGGTCCTATCGGTTGGGTTGGTTCCAACACTTTCTACGGTCAGTGGCTGGACCTCGCTCCTTACCTCGAAGCTGCTAACTACGATTTCAGCAAGTTCGAACCCGCTTTGGTCAAGATGTACCAAACCGATCCGACTCAAGGAACTGTTGGTCTGCCCTTCGCTGTGTATCCTTCCGCTATCTATTACAACATCGGCTTGTTTGACGAAGCTGGTTTGAACTACCCGCCTGCCAAGTACGGCGACAAGTATGTCATGCCCGATGGTACAGAAGCTGAATGGAATTGGGAAACCCTCAAGACCGTAGCCCAGATGCTCACTATCGATAAGGCTGGTAAGAACGCTCTTGATGAAGGTTTTGACAAGACCGCCGTCGTACAATACGGCTTCACTTGGCAATGGGAAGACAAGCCCTCTTATTGGGGTTCTTTCTTCAAGTCCGGCCCCGATGAAACCTTCCTCGTTCCTGGTGGTTCCGCTGGTAGCTACGAAGCCCGCATCCCCGATGCTTGGAAGACCGCTTGGAAGTGGTACTATGAAGGCATGTGGGGCGCTCAGCCCTTCGTTCCGAATGGCGCCATCGAAGGCAGTGCTGATTTCAACAGTGGTAACTCCTTCGCCAGTGGCAAGATTGCTATGGCTGAATTACCCTCCTGGTACCTGTGCTGCGTAGGCGGTTTGAAAGATGCCGGCGGCAAATATGACTTCGGCGCCATGCCTGTGTTCTCTGATGGCAATGTTTATGGCCGCGTTGATGCAGACACCTTCCGCATTTGGAAGGGCACCAAGCACCCGCAGGAAGCTTTCGAAGTTATGACCTACCTCGTCGACACTGGTATCCAGAAGTTGGTTGTTGGTAGCGAAGGTCACCCCCCTGCATACGGCGCTATCCCCTCAGACAGCAGCCTCCGTGGACCTTGGCTTGAATCACAAAAAGCAGCCAACCCGTCTGTCACGAACTGGGACGTTCTGATCGAAGGTTTGAACTATCCTGATGCTCCGAGTGCTGAAGCTTACATGCCCAATATGAACGAAGCATGGCAGCGCACCGTCACATTCGGCAACCTTTTGAAGACCACCGAAGGTGTTGATATTGACAAGGAAAGCGAAACTTTGAAGACTGACCTCGCGGTCATTTTCAATAAGTAA
- a CDS encoding LacI family DNA-binding transcriptional regulator, whose protein sequence is MRKRSSSVTIRDVAQQAGVSVATVSRYINRNAPVSPEVSDRLEHVMTELKYVPHAAARHLASRKTRVIGLLLNNLHNDFFVPLLNGVEAVIREKGYNLIVATYHADSRKDMTPPIGPHNTDGLLIFSDGLIDEDLARLHDSGFPMVLVHRTPPSFLPIPSVTVENVAITHQLIDHLIKVHGKRRILFLRGPLHQEDSIRRETGYRSALQANGIPFDDNLVLNGDFERDIAYQVLSKFLENGKRVAFDAVFTGDDDAAIGVLIALQKHNIKVPDDVAVVGFDDLGFAPFLSPPLTTVRAPTETVGRIATERMFSLLESHVSEEVVVLPTEIIYRRSCGCNA, encoded by the coding sequence ATGAGAAAACGTTCTTCGTCTGTAACTATCCGTGATGTGGCTCAGCAGGCTGGTGTCTCTGTGGCTACGGTAAGTCGTTATATTAACCGCAATGCTCCTGTTTCCCCTGAGGTTTCCGACCGTTTGGAACATGTCATGACCGAACTTAAGTATGTTCCTCATGCTGCTGCCCGCCATTTGGCAAGCCGAAAGACCCGAGTTATTGGCCTTTTATTGAATAATTTACATAACGACTTTTTCGTTCCTTTATTAAATGGCGTTGAAGCTGTGATTCGTGAAAAAGGATATAATCTCATCGTGGCGACTTATCATGCGGATAGCCGTAAGGATATGACCCCTCCCATTGGACCTCATAACACTGATGGGTTGCTGATTTTTTCAGATGGGTTGATCGACGAAGACCTTGCGCGATTACACGATAGTGGCTTTCCAATGGTATTGGTTCACCGCACACCTCCCTCATTTCTACCTATTCCCAGTGTAACAGTTGAAAACGTGGCAATTACTCATCAATTAATTGACCACCTTATTAAGGTCCATGGCAAGCGACGTATTCTTTTCTTGCGGGGGCCACTTCACCAGGAAGATTCTATTCGCCGTGAGACTGGGTACAGGTCTGCTTTGCAGGCAAATGGAATTCCTTTTGATGACAATTTAGTACTTAATGGAGATTTCGAACGCGATATCGCCTACCAAGTTTTGAGTAAGTTTCTCGAAAATGGCAAGCGGGTCGCGTTCGATGCTGTATTCACAGGTGATGATGATGCGGCGATCGGTGTTTTGATCGCTCTACAAAAGCATAATATCAAAGTGCCTGATGATGTTGCAGTTGTAGGATTTGATGATCTTGGTTTTGCTCCGTTCTTGAGTCCTCCGTTGACAACGGTTCGGGCGCCAACCGAGACTGTTGGACGAATCGCAACGGAAAGAATGTTTAGTTTGTTGGAAAGTCATGTTTCCGAAGAAGTTGTAGTTCTTCCAACTGAAATTATTTATCGGCGCTCATGTGGTTGTAATGCTTGA
- a CDS encoding glutamine--tRNA ligase/YqeY domain fusion protein, translating to MNPEESKPTDFIREAVIEDLKSGRFNYVRTRLPPEPNGYLHIGHVKAFMIDYLIAKENGGELILRFDDTNPAKEETEYVEAIEDDARWLGIEWVKVTYASDYFDELYEWAKKLVLMGKAYVDDQTPDEVRANRGTLTEPGKNSPYRDRDVEENMDLLERMKNGEFPDGSRILRAKIDMAHPNINMRDPAMYRIIHEPPHHRTGNKWNIYPMYDWAHGQNDSMEGITHSLCSLEYEDHRPLYEWFPEQLGVFKPRQIEFARLNMTYTVMSKRKLRRLVEEKVVSGWDDPRMPTLRAMRRRGYTAEAILEFIRRVGVAKNYSVSDVSLLEACVREDLNKNSLRRMAVIRPLKVVIDNYPDDLTEEMEAVNNPEDPNAGTRKVPFSKVIYIEQDDFRETPPPKYYRLFPGNEVRLRYAYFIKCTHVVKDDAGEVIEVHATYDPATKGGDSPDGRKVKSTIHWVSAAHAKEAEIRMYDRLFTKEDPEEGEEGFLACLNPNSLETLTGYVEPLLSTPEVGSRYQFERLGYFCVDRDSTDAKAVFNLTVNLKDTWAKLEKKAK from the coding sequence ATGAATCCAGAAGAATCCAAACCAACTGATTTTATCCGCGAGGCTGTCATCGAAGACCTGAAAAGCGGACGTTTCAACTACGTCCGCACACGTCTGCCACCTGAGCCGAACGGCTATTTGCATATCGGACACGTCAAAGCGTTCATGATCGATTACCTTATCGCCAAGGAAAATGGCGGTGAGTTGATCTTGCGATTCGATGACACAAACCCCGCCAAAGAAGAAACTGAGTACGTAGAAGCAATCGAAGATGATGCACGCTGGCTTGGCATTGAGTGGGTTAAGGTAACGTACGCGTCAGATTACTTTGACGAGTTGTATGAGTGGGCCAAGAAATTGGTCTTGATGGGCAAGGCGTACGTGGACGACCAGACGCCTGATGAAGTACGTGCAAATCGCGGAACACTGACCGAGCCCGGCAAGAATTCGCCATATCGCGACCGTGATGTCGAAGAGAACATGGACTTGCTCGAACGCATGAAGAACGGTGAGTTCCCCGATGGCTCGCGAATTCTACGTGCCAAGATCGATATGGCACACCCAAACATCAACATGCGTGACCCGGCCATGTACCGCATTATCCATGAGCCGCCTCATCACCGCACAGGCAACAAGTGGAACATCTACCCCATGTACGATTGGGCACACGGACAGAACGACTCGATGGAAGGCATCACGCACTCTTTGTGTTCACTCGAATACGAAGATCATCGTCCCTTGTACGAGTGGTTCCCCGAGCAGTTAGGGGTGTTCAAGCCAAGGCAGATCGAGTTTGCGCGTTTGAACATGACCTATACCGTAATGAGCAAGCGCAAACTTCGCCGCCTCGTGGAAGAAAAAGTTGTGAGCGGCTGGGACGACCCGCGTATGCCAACCCTACGCGCGATGCGCCGGCGCGGATACACAGCGGAGGCGATTCTCGAATTCATCCGCCGTGTGGGTGTAGCTAAGAATTACAGTGTGAGCGACGTTTCACTTCTCGAAGCGTGTGTGCGCGAAGACCTCAACAAAAATTCTTTGCGACGCATGGCAGTGATTCGCCCGCTAAAGGTCGTCATCGATAATTATCCTGATGACCTCACCGAAGAGATGGAAGCGGTCAACAACCCCGAAGACCCGAATGCGGGCACACGCAAAGTCCCGTTCTCGAAGGTTATTTATATCGAGCAGGACGATTTCCGCGAAACGCCACCGCCGAAGTATTACCGTCTTTTCCCCGGCAACGAAGTGCGCCTGCGTTATGCCTACTTCATCAAATGCACGCACGTGGTGAAAGACGATGCGGGTGAAGTGATCGAGGTTCATGCAACCTACGATCCAGCGACCAAAGGTGGCGACTCGCCCGATGGGCGCAAGGTTAAGTCTACGATCCACTGGGTCTCTGCGGCGCACGCCAAAGAAGCGGAGATCCGCATGTATGACCGCCTCTTCACAAAAGAAGACCCTGAAGAAGGCGAAGAGGGATTCCTTGCATGTTTGAATCCAAACTCATTAGAGACTCTTACTGGATATGTAGAGCCGCTTCTTTCCACGCCCGAGGTTGGCTCACGTTACCAGTTTGAACGCCTCGGATACTTTTGCGTTGACCGAGACTCCACTGACGCAAAAGCCGTCTTCAACCTGACGGTAAACCTGAAAGACACATGGGCAAAGTTGGAAAAGAAGGCTAAATAA
- a CDS encoding adenylate/guanylate cyclase domain-containing protein has protein sequence MTSKPSEKFQGLLLNFSQAEDMDLRRRIETELWLEYGMERAVFVLDMSGFSMLTRKYGIVHYLSMVKRMQLTTEPIVKSYNGSMIKYEADNCFATFPDSLSAVNAAIAMQHAFEASNLMTSDDLDIYISCGIDYGKILVINGEDCFGDAVNRASKLGEDLAAAREILVTKEAMETIPADAGIKTRELTVSISGLNIMAYSIDYKKSRNLP, from the coding sequence ATGACAAGCAAACCGTCCGAAAAATTTCAAGGTCTCCTTCTCAATTTCTCACAAGCCGAAGATATGGATCTGCGTCGGCGCATTGAAACAGAACTATGGCTGGAATACGGTATGGAGCGGGCGGTCTTTGTGCTCGATATGTCTGGTTTCTCGATGCTGACACGCAAATACGGCATTGTTCATTATCTTTCGATGGTCAAGCGCATGCAGTTGACCACGGAACCCATCGTCAAATCATACAATGGAAGCATGATCAAATACGAGGCGGATAATTGCTTCGCCACCTTCCCCGACTCCCTATCAGCGGTCAACGCGGCGATTGCGATGCAACACGCATTCGAAGCATCCAACCTGATGACATCCGATGATCTGGATATCTATATTTCTTGTGGCATTGATTATGGAAAGATATTGGTCATAAACGGTGAAGATTGTTTTGGTGACGCCGTAAACCGCGCATCAAAACTTGGAGAGGATCTTGCCGCGGCAAGAGAAATTCTTGTCACCAAAGAAGCCATGGAAACCATCCCGGCAGATGCTGGTATCAAAACACGGGAGTTAACTGTTTCCATATCGGGGTTGAACATTATGGCGTATTCGATCGATTATAAAAAGTCACGAAATTTGCCATAA
- a CDS encoding ABC transporter ATP-binding protein, with protein MNISFKSYWNLLAEHIRPQKRQFTLLAIMLFGSIGLKIFAPQIMRQFIDKALAGEELSALTWTAIAFISIALTQQVVAIGVTWLGENVSWTATNALRAELAEHTLHLDMKFHNDHTPGELIERIDGDVTELATFFSQFALNLIANGLLLIGILVALFIEDWRIGLAFTVYSFLTIFILGKVKDIAVPHQKARREAEAQYYGFIEEQLSGTEDIRSSGAVDFSIRELHRYQGEILVHNRKSHFKRWIIENAMGLALTLGTLLAITSGYWLFTTGIVTIGTVYLFVHYINLLEEPFWAMTHEIESFQTIGACVERLTEFRAFKPEQNRSDKTDIGSHPLALTFDDVTFSYVIPEGNNSTDPVLTRISFDIKPGSVLGLLGRTGSGKTTIGRLIFGLYDVHKGQVKINNKNLYDIRLESLRRNIAIVTQDVQLFRASIRDNLTFFDRTISDEKIIATLEELELGDWFRSLPKGLDSELETGSRSLSAGEAQLLAFTRVFLKDPGLVILDEASSRLDPATEQKLEHAIDKLLKGRTAIIIAHKLDTLHRADDILILEKGNVLEYGNRNTLASKPESRFYQLLQTGMEEVLA; from the coding sequence ATGAACATTTCATTCAAATCATACTGGAATCTCCTTGCCGAGCATATCCGCCCGCAAAAAAGACAGTTCACCCTGCTTGCTATCATGCTCTTCGGCAGTATCGGTCTTAAAATCTTTGCCCCACAAATTATGCGTCAATTTATTGACAAAGCATTGGCTGGCGAAGAATTATCCGCGCTTACCTGGACCGCGATTGCCTTTATCAGTATTGCCCTGACCCAACAGGTTGTCGCAATTGGCGTCACATGGCTTGGCGAAAACGTTTCATGGACGGCCACCAATGCCTTGCGCGCTGAGCTTGCTGAACATACCTTGCACCTCGATATGAAATTTCACAACGACCACACCCCCGGAGAGTTGATCGAGCGCATCGATGGTGATGTCACCGAACTGGCGACCTTCTTTTCGCAATTTGCTTTGAACTTAATTGCAAACGGTTTACTTCTGATCGGGATTCTCGTTGCATTGTTTATCGAAGATTGGCGAATTGGTCTCGCGTTCACAGTTTATTCTTTCCTCACCATATTCATTCTTGGCAAAGTAAAAGATATTGCCGTGCCACATCAAAAAGCGAGACGTGAAGCCGAAGCACAATATTATGGTTTCATCGAAGAACAACTCTCTGGCACAGAAGATATTCGCTCCAGCGGCGCTGTGGATTTTTCTATTCGCGAACTCCACCGATATCAAGGCGAGATATTAGTCCACAACCGTAAATCACATTTCAAACGCTGGATCATCGAAAACGCCATGGGATTGGCACTCACGCTCGGTACATTGCTTGCCATCACTAGCGGATACTGGCTTTTTACAACTGGCATTGTCACCATAGGCACGGTGTATCTCTTCGTGCATTACATTAACCTGCTTGAGGAACCTTTTTGGGCAATGACCCATGAGATCGAAAGCTTTCAGACCATCGGTGCCTGCGTGGAACGTTTAACCGAATTTCGGGCGTTCAAACCAGAGCAAAATCGAAGCGACAAAACAGACATCGGATCTCATCCCTTGGCACTGACGTTCGATGATGTGACCTTTTCCTATGTCATTCCCGAAGGAAACAACAGCACTGACCCAGTTCTCACCCGCATCTCTTTCGACATCAAACCTGGTTCTGTTCTCGGGCTTCTCGGCCGCACCGGCAGTGGCAAAACCACCATTGGACGATTGATTTTTGGTTTATACGATGTCCACAAAGGACAGGTCAAGATCAACAACAAAAATTTATATGATATCCGTCTGGAATCACTGCGACGCAATATCGCCATTGTCACACAAGACGTGCAACTTTTTCGCGCAAGCATCCGCGACAATTTGACCTTTTTCGATCGCACGATATCCGATGAAAAGATCATCGCCACGCTCGAAGAACTCGAACTCGGTGACTGGTTCCGAAGCCTGCCCAAAGGTTTGGACTCTGAACTCGAAACAGGATCAAGATCATTGTCAGCTGGAGAGGCGCAATTACTCGCTTTCACACGAGTCTTCCTGAAAGATCCAGGTCTGGTGATCTTAGACGAAGCGTCATCCCGTCTCGATCCAGCCACCGAACAAAAACTGGAGCATGCCATCGATAAGCTTCTCAAAGGCCGCACCGCCATCATTATCGCCCACAAACTGGATACATTGCACCGCGCCGATGACATCTTGATCCTGGAAAAAGGCAATGTACTGGAATATGGAAATCGCAACACGCTGGCATCAAAACCCGAATCAAGGTTTTATCAATTACTACAAACCGGCATGGAAGAAGTGTTGGCCTAG
- a CDS encoding ABC transporter ATP-binding protein, translating into MTETTLDSNEMNIPSLPAWKVIAEMIRFRFWLWVIDLLSVSLIRFCWQVAPALIIKAFFDMITGEAQLTFGIWAIVVFLAASWLGRVLASYGFYYADVPIFSDMNTLLRKNLLKHILNRPGASQLPDSPGEAVSRFKTDVDQIPLFVILVNDIMVGLLIVAYSIYLMTQISPSVTVMAMIPLVIVGVIANIATNRIEHYRRASRQAAGKVTGFIGEFFGAVQAVKVATAEKNIIAHFHRINDERRVLTVREKLFDEVLGSLYRNTSTLGTGVILVLVGQSMRSGNFTLGDFSLFVYLLQSMGDLTTFGGMLWARYKQLNVSVKRMYRLMENAPLDALVEISKVDLEGPLPEVTYPAKTASDRLSELTAEQLTFHYPDSVNGIENVSLKLKRGSLTIITGRIGSGKTTLLRTLLGLLPMDSGTIQWNDMVINEPGNFFVPPRCAYTAQVPRLFSNTLRNNVLLGMNKSDNEIYKAAKLAVMDRDLEQLDDNLETMVGARGVKLSGGQVQRTAAARMFIREPELVVFDDLSSALDVETERQLWERIFSSTDKMTCLVVSHRRSLLKRADHIILLKDGRVESEGTLDELLVSSQEMRELWKMEENGR; encoded by the coding sequence ATGACTGAAACAACGCTCGACTCAAATGAAATGAATATCCCGTCCCTGCCTGCATGGAAAGTGATCGCAGAAATGATTCGTTTTCGCTTCTGGCTGTGGGTGATAGATTTGTTATCCGTTTCGCTTATCCGTTTCTGCTGGCAAGTCGCACCTGCGCTCATCATCAAAGCTTTCTTCGATATGATCACCGGCGAGGCACAACTCACTTTCGGCATCTGGGCGATCGTCGTATTTTTGGCCGCCTCATGGCTTGGGCGTGTACTTGCAAGTTACGGTTTTTATTATGCCGATGTGCCGATCTTTTCAGATATGAACACATTGCTCCGTAAAAATTTGTTAAAGCATATTTTGAATCGCCCCGGCGCATCCCAATTGCCCGATTCGCCCGGTGAGGCAGTCAGCCGCTTCAAAACGGACGTGGATCAGATTCCGTTATTTGTGATCCTCGTCAACGATATTATGGTCGGCCTGCTCATCGTTGCCTATTCCATTTACCTGATGACTCAGATCAGCCCGTCGGTCACCGTCATGGCGATGATCCCGCTTGTTATTGTCGGCGTCATTGCAAATATAGCCACCAACCGCATCGAACATTATCGCCGTGCATCGCGGCAGGCCGCAGGAAAGGTCACCGGGTTCATTGGTGAATTCTTCGGCGCAGTGCAGGCCGTGAAAGTGGCGACCGCCGAGAAGAACATCATCGCTCATTTCCATCGCATCAACGATGAGCGCCGCGTATTAACTGTTCGCGAAAAACTATTCGACGAAGTGCTCGGCTCGCTCTATCGAAATACATCCACACTGGGTACAGGTGTGATCCTTGTGCTGGTCGGTCAATCCATGCGTTCGGGCAATTTCACCCTCGGTGATTTTTCTCTGTTCGTTTATTTGCTTCAAAGCATGGGCGACCTCACAACCTTTGGTGGTATGTTATGGGCGCGCTACAAACAACTGAACGTCTCCGTCAAACGCATGTACCGTCTCATGGAAAATGCCCCGTTGGACGCGCTCGTCGAAATTAGCAAAGTGGATCTGGAAGGCCCTTTACCCGAAGTGACCTATCCTGCAAAAACCGCCTCAGACCGGCTGAGCGAATTGACCGCTGAACAATTGACCTTTCACTACCCTGATTCAGTCAACGGCATCGAAAACGTTTCTCTCAAACTCAAACGCGGCTCACTGACTATCATCACAGGTCGAATTGGGTCCGGCAAAACAACGTTACTACGAACATTACTAGGTCTGCTCCCGATGGACTCCGGCACAATTCAGTGGAACGATATGGTCATCAATGAGCCTGGAAATTTCTTTGTCCCGCCGCGTTGTGCATACACGGCACAGGTCCCACGTCTGTTCAGCAACACCTTACGAAACAATGTGTTGCTCGGCATGAACAAAAGCGACAACGAAATTTATAAAGCCGCCAAACTGGCCGTCATGGATCGTGACCTCGAACAACTTGACGACAACCTCGAAACAATGGTCGGTGCACGCGGTGTCAAACTTTCCGGCGGGCAGGTACAGCGAACCGCAGCGGCGCGCATGTTCATCCGTGAACCTGAACTGGTTGTTTTTGACGACCTCTCCAGCGCATTGGACGTTGAAACGGAACGTCAACTTTGGGAGCGAATCTTTTCGTCAACAGACAAAATGACCTGCCTGGTCGTCTCCCATCGTCGCTCACTATTGAAACGCGCCGATCACATCATCTTGCTGAAGGATGGCAGAGTAGAATCGGAAGGCACACTGGACGAATTACTCGTGTCAAGCCAGGAAATGCGCGAGTTATGGAAAATGGAAGAGAATGGACGATAA